Proteins from a single region of Terriglobia bacterium:
- a CDS encoding type I-U CRISPR-associated protein Cas7 translates to SLLEGGRVRAPRAVTGFIEAEKVVRVVSGGVKNSPVDPTGKTQVADQKAETGVYSNVPYARVEYVADSITAYFNLDLALIRGYRLGAPAVNLLIALSLLKIRRFLDTSLRLRTACDFTVENIRATAPKEFELPSAAELLREVQEGIKSCAPLFADPPVTRLKTKVKIVEKSEKAGASA, encoded by the coding sequence TCCCTGCTTGAAGGGGGACGCGTCCGGGCACCACGTGCCGTAACAGGATTCATCGAAGCAGAAAAGGTCGTACGGGTCGTTTCCGGCGGAGTGAAAAACAGTCCGGTCGACCCTACAGGAAAGACGCAGGTCGCCGATCAAAAGGCTGAAACCGGAGTATATAGCAATGTGCCGTATGCTCGCGTCGAGTACGTCGCCGATAGCATAACCGCTTATTTCAATCTGGATTTGGCACTGATCAGAGGTTACCGGCTGGGAGCGCCTGCCGTGAACCTCCTCATTGCGCTGTCGTTACTGAAGATTCGACGCTTCTTGGATACCAGTTTACGATTGCGAACGGCATGTGATTTCACGGTTGAAAACATTCGAGCGACTGCCCCGAAAGAGTTTGAATTACCGTCCGCCGCTGAATTGCTTCGAGAGGTTCAAGAAGGGATCAAATCCTGCGCGCCATTGTTCGCAGATCCTCCGGTTACGCGGCTCAAAACGAAGGTCAAGATCGTTGAGAAAAGTGAGAAGGCAGGCGCATCTGCATGA